A window from Rhea pennata isolate bPtePen1 chromosome 1, bPtePen1.pri, whole genome shotgun sequence encodes these proteins:
- the CEP126 gene encoding centrosomal protein of 126 kDa codes for MEPGRKGRNLASGCRDTASRSGGSASLKFQLERDLEEERQALKEDQKICRRRAQEYFKETNRRRKALQERWKQEKEKEQRLREQVLQQRKVKLQEATEKFQRAHVPFFQQKKTVQTKVFLQLEAALDQIKGSVLTRGFCSPTRNKTYFSTTDDTSSSSASRNGYFHQKQISAMVACDKMMQESSRTNMDCNQLLFQKNLKEMQQLLEKQHFSNLENFHQEVKKVASSESLSSLDSLEAGEQNGNYVTPSESSLTTQCDCALNNPEKSQIRNTGLLYTDENNSSKNRHLNNCLRNVESQNDQNLPIHDSSAKHNVLTPAEHINNSEEESSISCRSEQQPTKVSASDKHEHPINNPFTFLKNIKEKNCLSSEMAGVLSTGNPVFKPSKAWAISGEGVQDLIHDQSFEVTPQRRSVSVQTSYQPIATSVILFPNQKCSTDISSTSCSANISQKDKNTNTVFLKNLLGKMAETKEENMKYIDNINPRSPVFQDIQNASILCNAKQVKNKEEKGNIIETMSLLSGTEFSSDIFAQHRNLKNNIHEKKEAELFKSILKKESKYEHSHFKAFDMNRRIRFGTQPVSSLRDSLELAKMKKKNAENEKNNGNLRWFDQTHHVIIENKEKCNEENTSELPSAQQQCVQTTSNAPKTNLSIAAHPSNSVCTKNHQEYSQIPKASVNAGESEKACMSLNTVMSAGSYFAKPAWMVSKGEEINSPVSISNSKIQAGNQHKNKAKITRQPRAQAHVMPKNRIGTIIHPQSATEANKILKAQEKILAPQPPPTPMPGTRTGENVANFECQPLHSSNLQTTNTSSNYLNERHVLLEDQVLNRNITKNSKSFTCTSDLATVMLSTPCCSKSKYKPLTKNVCSVNSIQASACQNCSVVTCTKRRPIHAENEVHLDRIQTDEKTSTSWQEVYNAVAQKECATGVVPVRRQKQFSDSCKNRQRAFLEGRRQNISSRRWKPTHCTQNSIYFVQLSPVQSAFEPVQYMNNTYESNEVSESTVQFLMAEKLASTSCAEDEILAAMESAQPAKQPLLLNKAQCLGMSALSIEEQKIFQSLDHLNQRLQNVQEAIMRNMSTSSVLQIIAPLNVSAPFVNTTIYSQQK; via the exons ATGGAGCCCGGCAGGAAGGGTCGAAACCTGGCCAGCGGCTGCCGCGACACCGCGTCTcgcagcggcggctccgc ATCTTTAAAGTTTCAGCTGGAACGAGATTTAGAAGAAGAACGTCAGGCACTGAAAGAAGATCAAAAAATATGTCGGAGGAGGGcacaagaatattttaaagagacaaacagaagaaggaa agccCTTCAAGAACGAtggaagcaagagaaagaaaaagagcaaagactTAGAGAGCAAGTTCTGCAGCAAAGGAAAGTTAAACTTCAGGAAGCAACTGAAAAATTCCAACGTGCTCATGTccctttttttcagcaaaagaaaacag TCCAGACAAAAGTGTTCCTTCAGTTAGAAGCAGCTCTGGACCAAATTAAAGGATCAGTTTTAACACGAGGATTTTGCTCACCTACTAGAAACAAAACCTACTTCAG TACCACAGATGACACTTCATCCTCATCAGCATCTAGAAACGGTTATTTCCATCAGAAGCAGATTTCAGCAATGGTTGCTTGTGATAAAATGATGCAGGAGAGCAGTAGAACAAACATGGATTGTAATCAGcttctcttccagaaaaatctgaaagaaatgcaacagctccttgaaaaacagcatttcagcaaCTTGGAG aattttcatcAAGAAGTCAAGAAAGTAGCCAGTTCTGAAAGCCTGTCAAGCCTGGACAGTCTTGAAGCTGgagaacaaaatggaaattacGTAACACCGAGTGAATCATCTTTGACTACACAGTGTGACTGTGCCCTGAATAATCCAGAGAAATCACAGATTAGAAATACTGGTTTACTTTATACAGATGAGAataattcttctaaaaatagGCATTTAAATAATTGTCTGAGAAATGTAGAGTCCCAAAACGACCAGAACTTGCCTATTCATGATTCTTCAGCTAAACATAATGTTCTAACTCCTGCTGAACATATAAACAATTCAGAAGAGGAATCATCTATATCTTGCAGGTCAGAACAACAACCAACAAAGGTCTCTGCCTCTGATAAGCACGAACACCCTATAAATAATccatttacttttctgaaaaatataaaagaaaaaaactgtctGTCTTCTGAAATGGCGGGTGTATTGTCCACTGGTAATCCTGTATTCAAACCTAGCAAAGCCTGGGCCATTTCAGGGGAAGGAGTTCAGGATTTGATACACGATCAGAGTTTTGAAGTGACCCCACAGAGAAGAAGTGTATCTGTACAAACCTCCTATCAACCTATTGCAAcatctgtaattttatttcctaatcAGAAGTGTTCCACTGACATTAGCAGCACTTCTTGCTCAGCTAATATTTCACAAAAGGACAAAAACACCaatacagtgtttttaaaaaatcttttaggcAAAATggcagaaacaaaagaagaaaatatgaaatatattgaTAACATTAATCCAAGATCACCTGTATTTCAAGACATACAAAATGCTTCCATTCTGTGCAATGCTAAGCAAGtgaagaataaagaagaaaagggaaatataaTTGAAACTATGTCTCTATTGTCTGGTACAGAGTTCAGTTCTGACATTTTTGCACAACACAGAAACCTGAAAAACAATattcatgagaaaaaagaagcagaattatttaaaagtatcttAAAGAAAGAATCTAAATATGAGCATAGTCATTTCAAAGCCTTTGATATGAACCGCAGGATCCGTTTTGGAACTCAACCTGTGTCTTCTCTCAGAGACAGTTTGGAActggcaaaaatgaaaaagaagaatgcagaaaatgaaaaaaacaatggaAACCTAAGATGGTTTGATCAAACTCACCAtgtaataatagaaaataaagaaaaatgtaatgaagaGAATACCAGTGAATTACcctctgcacagcagcagtgtGTTCAAACTACAAGTAATGCTCCTAAGACTAATTTAAGTATTGCTGCTCACCCTTCAAATTCAGTGTGTACAAAAAATCATCAGGAGTATTCTCAGATACCAAAAGCAAGTGTTAATGCTGGAGAATCAGAAAAAGCCTGTATGTCTTTGAATACTGTCATGTCTGCTGGATCCTATTTTGCTAAACCAGCTTGGATGGTATCAAAAGGTGAAGAAATTAACTCCCCTGTAAGTATTAGCAATTCTAAAATTCAGGCAGGTAATCAACACAAAAATAAGGCAAAGATAACTAGACAGCCAAGAGCCCAGGCACATGTTATGCCCAAGAATAGAATAGGCACTATAATCCATCCACAGTCTGCTACTGAAGccaacaaaattttaaaagctcaagAGAAAATTTTAGCACCTCAACCACCACCTACACCTATGCCAGGAACCAGAACTGGTGAAAATGTAGCCAACTTTGAGTGTCAACCATTGCATTCTTCAAATCTTCAAACTACCAATACCAGTAGTAACTATTTAAATGAACGACATGTTTTGTTAGAAGATCAGgttttaaatagaaacattacaaaaaataGTAAGAGTTTTACTTGTACTTCTGACTTGGCCACTGTGATGTTATCTACACCATGCTGTAGCAAGTCCAAATACAAACCTTTGACAAAAAACGTTTGTTCTGTAAATAGCATTCAGGCGAGTGCCTGTCAAAACTGTTCAGTAGTAACCTGCACTAAAAGAAGACCTAttcatgcagaaaatgaagtacATCTAGATCGTATccaaacagatgaaaaaacaaGTACCTCATGGCAGGAAGTGTATAATGCTGTAGCTCAGAAAGAGTGTGCTACTG GTGTTGTTCCTGTTAGAagacaaaaacagttttctgacAGCTGTAAAAATAGACAGAGAGCTTTTTTAGAAGGAAGAAGACAAAATATATCCTCTAGAAGATGGAAGCCTACTCACTGTACACAG aattcAATATATTTTGTCCAGCTGAGTCCTGTTCAATCTGCGTTTGAGCCAGTACAATATATGAATAACACCTATGAATCTAATGAAG TTTCAGAGAGCACAGTTCAGTTTCTTATGGCAGAAAAACTAGCTAGTACATCATGTGCAGAAGATGAAATCCTCGCAGCTATGGAAAGTGCGCAACCAGCCAAACAACCCTTGCTTCTTAACAAGGCTCAGTGTCTAGGCATGAGTGCACTTTCAATAGAAGAACAGAAGATTTTCCAGTCTCTTGATCACCTCAATCAGAGGCTACAAA ATGTACAAGAAGCCATTATGAGAAATATGTCTACTTCAAGTGTTTTGCAGATAATCGCCCCTTTG AATGTATCTGCCCCTTTTGTGAACACTACAATATACTCACAGCAGAAGTAG